From Actinopolyspora lacussalsi, a single genomic window includes:
- a CDS encoding chaperonin GroEL (product_source=KO:K04077; cath_funfam=1.10.560.10,3.50.7.10; cog=COG0459; ko=KO:K04077; pfam=PF00118; superfamily=48592; tigrfam=TIGR02348) yields MAKQISFEEEARRSLERGVNQLADSVKVTLGPRGRHVVLDKQFGGPQITNDGVTIAREIDLEDPYENLGAQLVKSVATKTNDVAGDGTTTATVLAQALVSGGLRNLAAGANPSSLGNGIQQAAEAVIESLKEQSTPVKGRDNIAQIATVSSRDENIGSLVGEAMERVGDDGVITVEESSTLATELEVTEGVQFDKGYVSPYFVTDSERQEAVLEDAQVLLHQDKISNMQELLPLLERVANDGKPLLIVAEDVEGEALSTLVVNAVRKTFKVVAVKAPYFGDRRKAFLQDLAAVTGAQLISPDVGLKLSEVGPEVLGSVRRVTVTKDNTTVVDGGGSKDDVQARVKQIRNEIEASDSDWDREKLQERLAKLAGGVAVLKVGAATETEMKERKSRIEDAVAAAKAAAEEGSIPGGGSSLVHATKSLGNNLGLSGDEATGVQLVRSALEAPLFWIANNAGEEGAVVVSKVREMKWGEGFNAADLTFGDLTGPGVVDPLKVTRSAVFNAASIARMVLTTESAVVDKPEEEEDSSGGHSH; encoded by the coding sequence ATGGCTAAGCAAATCAGCTTCGAGGAGGAGGCGCGCCGCTCGCTTGAACGCGGCGTGAACCAACTCGCCGACTCCGTGAAGGTCACCCTCGGGCCGCGCGGTCGGCACGTCGTACTGGACAAGCAGTTCGGCGGGCCGCAGATCACCAACGACGGTGTGACGATCGCCCGTGAGATCGATCTGGAGGACCCGTACGAGAACCTGGGTGCCCAGCTCGTCAAGAGCGTCGCCACCAAGACCAACGACGTCGCCGGCGACGGCACCACCACCGCGACCGTGCTGGCGCAGGCGCTGGTCAGCGGCGGTCTGCGCAACCTCGCCGCGGGTGCCAACCCCTCCTCGCTGGGCAACGGCATCCAGCAGGCGGCCGAAGCGGTGATCGAGTCCCTCAAGGAGCAGTCCACTCCGGTCAAGGGGCGCGACAACATCGCCCAGATCGCGACCGTCTCCTCGCGCGACGAGAACATCGGTTCGCTGGTCGGCGAGGCGATGGAGCGGGTCGGCGACGACGGTGTGATCACCGTCGAGGAGTCCTCGACACTGGCCACCGAGCTGGAGGTCACCGAGGGTGTCCAGTTCGACAAGGGCTACGTCTCGCCGTACTTCGTCACCGACTCCGAGCGGCAGGAAGCCGTGCTGGAGGACGCCCAGGTCCTGCTGCACCAGGACAAGATCTCCAACATGCAGGAGCTGCTGCCCCTGCTGGAGCGGGTGGCCAACGACGGCAAACCGCTGCTGATCGTCGCCGAGGACGTCGAGGGCGAGGCGCTGTCCACGCTGGTGGTCAACGCCGTGCGCAAGACGTTCAAGGTCGTCGCGGTCAAGGCCCCCTACTTCGGTGACCGCCGCAAGGCGTTCCTGCAGGACCTGGCCGCCGTGACCGGTGCGCAGCTGATCTCGCCGGACGTCGGACTCAAGCTCTCCGAGGTCGGCCCCGAGGTGCTGGGCTCCGTGCGCCGCGTGACCGTCACCAAGGACAACACCACGGTTGTCGACGGTGGCGGCAGCAAGGACGACGTGCAGGCCCGGGTCAAGCAGATCCGCAACGAGATCGAGGCCAGCGACTCGGACTGGGACCGCGAGAAGCTGCAGGAGCGGCTGGCCAAGCTCGCGGGCGGTGTGGCCGTCCTCAAGGTCGGTGCGGCCACCGAGACCGAGATGAAGGAACGCAAGTCCCGTATCGAGGACGCCGTGGCCGCGGCCAAGGCCGCCGCCGAGGAAGGCAGCATCCCGGGCGGTGGGTCCAGCCTGGTGCACGCCACCAAGTCGCTGGGGAACAACCTCGGCCTGTCGGGTGACGAGGCCACCGGTGTCCAGCTGGTGCGCAGTGCCCTCGAGGCCCCGCTGTTCTGGATCGCCAACAACGCGGGCGAGGAAGGCGCGGTCGTGGTCTCCAAGGTTCGCGAGATGAAGTGGGGCGAGGGCTTCAACGCCGCCGACCTCACCTTCGGCGACCTCACCGGCCCCGGCGTGGTCGACCCGCTGAAGGTGACCCGCTCCGCGGTCTTCAACGCGGCGTCCATCGCGCGCATGGTCCTCACGACCGAGAGCGCCGTGGTCGACAAGCCCGAGGAGGAGGAAGACTCCTCCGGCGGGCACAGCCACTGA
- a CDS encoding ribosomal-protein-alanine N-acetyltransferase (product_source=KO:K03789; cath_funfam=3.40.630.30; cog=COG0456; ko=KO:K03789; pfam=PF00583; superfamily=55729; tigrfam=TIGR01575) encodes MTESQYPGNERPGEAGTTAETSEPFVAKLRRRDLPRCAELEELLFPDDDPWSEHAFAAALDGGDYYVGAYDAADRLIGYAGLALVARPPRAEAEVHTIAVDPDYQRKGVGRTLLRKLLVRADEQRAQVFLEVRTDNDSAIALYREHGFEVVGKRERYYRPSGADAYTMWRRERTAEQEGGAV; translated from the coding sequence GTGACCGAGAGCCAGTACCCCGGGAACGAGCGCCCCGGTGAGGCCGGTACGACGGCGGAGACGTCCGAACCGTTCGTCGCGAAGCTTCGCCGCCGCGATCTCCCGCGCTGCGCCGAACTGGAAGAACTGCTGTTCCCCGACGACGATCCGTGGTCGGAGCACGCTTTCGCCGCCGCGCTGGACGGTGGGGACTACTACGTGGGCGCCTACGACGCCGCGGACCGGTTGATCGGATACGCCGGACTGGCCCTCGTGGCTCGGCCGCCGCGTGCCGAGGCGGAGGTGCACACCATCGCCGTGGACCCGGATTACCAGCGGAAAGGAGTCGGCAGGACACTGTTGCGCAAGCTGCTGGTTCGCGCGGACGAGCAGCGGGCGCAGGTGTTCCTGGAAGTGCGGACCGACAACGATTCCGCGATCGCGCTTTACCGGGAGCACGGTTTCGAGGTGGTCGGCAAGCGCGAGCGCTACTACCGGCCGTCCGGCGCCGACGCCTACACCATGTGGCGCCGGGAGCGTACGGCCGAGCAGGAAGGTGGAGCGGTATGA
- a CDS encoding alkaline phosphatase D (product_source=KO:K01113; cog=COG3540; ko=KO:K01113; pfam=PF09423,PF16655; smart=SM00060; superfamily=49265,56300) — MSDSTTSGPDNSVGRRSVLLGGAAAVGGAALTSTIAGSAYADVRGLPGAGVGRLRDPFSLGVASGDPLPTGVVLWTRLAPEPTAADGKGGMPNRPYPVRWEISEDERFARPVRRGWEWARPEEAHSVHVEVDGLRPGTEYFYRFRVGNDVSPAGRTRTAPPPGHMGDLTLCFASCSHFGDGYFTAYRRMAEDEPGLILHLGDYQYEYPASDHDVRKVLGPETRTLANYRQRHAQYKTDEDLQLAHSVAPWLVVWDDHETENNWADEVPEQPDPDFLDRRAAAFRAYYENMPLRRSSRPRGIDMRLYRRIRWGGLANFHMLDTRQYRDDQACGDGYGISCEDRFDPNRSITGEQQERWIMNGFRNTRARWDVLGQQVFFSKLDLDSGPGEGYNMDAWDGYVANRDRIAHGMANSNVRNGVVFTGDVHRHWAAEIRDSHDHPDSPPAGTEFITTSVTSGGDGSEDAQRGVLDDNPHVKFYKDRRGYVRTRFSADELRVDYRTLDYVTEPGAPARTAATFVVDDGEPKLHQRN; from the coding sequence ATGTCCGACTCCACTACGTCCGGCCCCGACAACTCGGTGGGCCGCCGTTCGGTACTGCTGGGAGGGGCAGCCGCGGTCGGCGGTGCCGCGCTGACGAGCACGATCGCGGGATCCGCCTACGCCGACGTCCGGGGTCTGCCCGGTGCCGGTGTCGGCAGGCTGCGCGACCCCTTCAGCCTCGGAGTGGCTTCCGGGGATCCACTGCCGACCGGTGTCGTGCTGTGGACCCGGCTGGCTCCGGAGCCGACCGCGGCGGACGGCAAGGGCGGGATGCCGAACCGTCCCTACCCCGTGCGGTGGGAGATCTCCGAGGACGAGCGGTTCGCTCGACCGGTGCGCCGCGGCTGGGAATGGGCCAGGCCGGAGGAGGCGCACAGCGTCCACGTGGAGGTCGACGGGCTGCGTCCCGGTACCGAGTACTTCTACCGCTTCCGGGTGGGCAACGACGTCTCACCGGCCGGGCGTACTCGCACCGCACCCCCACCGGGGCACATGGGCGACCTGACGCTGTGCTTCGCGTCCTGTTCGCACTTCGGTGACGGCTACTTCACCGCCTACCGGAGGATGGCCGAGGACGAGCCGGGATTGATCCTGCACCTGGGCGACTACCAGTACGAGTACCCCGCTTCGGATCACGACGTGCGGAAGGTGCTCGGCCCGGAGACCCGCACGCTGGCCAACTACCGGCAGCGGCACGCGCAGTACAAGACCGACGAGGATCTGCAACTGGCCCACTCGGTGGCACCCTGGCTGGTGGTCTGGGACGACCACGAGACCGAGAACAACTGGGCCGACGAGGTGCCGGAACAACCGGACCCCGATTTCCTCGATCGGCGCGCGGCGGCGTTCCGGGCCTACTACGAGAACATGCCGCTGCGGCGGAGCTCCCGGCCGAGGGGGATCGACATGCGGCTCTACCGGCGCATCCGGTGGGGCGGGCTCGCCAACTTCCACATGCTCGACACCAGGCAGTACCGTGACGACCAGGCCTGTGGTGACGGGTACGGCATCAGTTGCGAAGACCGCTTCGACCCGAACCGGAGCATCACCGGCGAGCAGCAGGAACGCTGGATCATGAACGGTTTCCGGAACACCCGTGCGCGCTGGGACGTGCTGGGACAACAGGTGTTCTTCTCCAAGTTGGACCTCGACAGCGGGCCCGGCGAGGGATACAACATGGACGCCTGGGACGGCTACGTCGCCAATCGGGACCGGATCGCGCACGGGATGGCCAACAGCAACGTGCGCAACGGTGTGGTGTTCACCGGTGACGTGCACCGGCACTGGGCCGCCGAGATCCGTGACTCGCACGACCACCCGGACTCGCCGCCCGCGGGCACCGAGTTCATCACCACCTCGGTCACCAGCGGCGGTGACGGCAGCGAGGACGCCCAGCGGGGCGTGCTCGACGACAACCCGCACGTGAAGTTCTACAAGGACCGGCGTGGCTACGTCCGCACCAGGTTCAGCGCGGACGAGCTGCGGGTGGACTACCGCACGCTGGACTACGTCACCGAACCCGGGGCGCCCGCGCGGACCGCGGCCACCTTCGTGGTCGACGACGGGGAGCCGAAGTTGCACCAGCGGAATTGA
- a CDS encoding alkaline phosphatase D (product_source=KO:K01113; cleavage_site_network=SignalP-noTM; cog=COG3540; ko=KO:K01113; pfam=PF09423,PF16655; superfamily=56300) — MNSPAGPPNWNRRKLLLASATAATTLGLGSGAATARTSAARNRGDPFTLGIASGDPDPQGFVLWTRLAYDPLADDGRGGMPDRTIDVDWELAEDERFHRIVRRGTARAMPEWGHSVHVELDGLRPGREYFYRFRTGGHLTPTGRTRTTPAAGSLSRPLTVCTASCAAWEHGYFTAYRRIAEDEPDLVLHLGDYIYELGHLQYPLLSGIARSVTGFQADNLAEYRRRYAEYKTDPDLRLAHRTAPWVVVWDDHELDNNWAGDDPELPQPDFERRRAESFRAYYENMPLRASNRPQGTDMRLYRRIRWGGLANFHMLDTRQYRDDQACGGLVGPCGTESDPERSITGERQERWLLDGLRHSRARWDLLGQQVMFAHHDTLDGPLTMTNMDSWDGYTASRRRITEGWLAAGVRNPVVLTGDIHEHYAADLKRDYSDPDSPVVGSELVTTSVASGGDAEDDEFTDDPDNPHIRFHSGMRGYLRTRIDAERLRADFRVLPYVSRRGADASTKASFEITDGVAGPREITPS; from the coding sequence ATGAACTCACCGGCCGGACCCCCGAACTGGAATCGGCGGAAACTGCTGCTCGCGTCGGCCACCGCGGCCACGACGCTGGGGCTGGGAAGCGGCGCGGCAACGGCCCGCACGAGCGCCGCCCGGAACCGCGGCGACCCCTTCACCCTCGGCATCGCCTCCGGGGACCCCGACCCGCAGGGCTTCGTACTGTGGACCCGACTCGCCTACGACCCCCTCGCCGACGACGGACGCGGCGGGATGCCCGACCGGACGATCGATGTGGACTGGGAGCTCGCCGAGGACGAACGATTTCACCGCATCGTGCGACGCGGTACCGCGCGTGCCATGCCGGAGTGGGGGCACTCGGTCCACGTTGAACTCGACGGACTGCGCCCGGGGCGGGAGTACTTCTACCGGTTCCGCACCGGCGGGCACCTGACTCCCACCGGCCGCACCCGCACCACACCGGCCGCCGGCTCGCTGAGCCGACCGCTGACCGTGTGCACCGCCTCCTGCGCCGCTTGGGAACACGGCTACTTCACCGCCTACCGCAGGATCGCCGAGGACGAACCGGACCTGGTGCTGCACCTGGGCGACTACATCTACGAACTGGGACACCTGCAGTATCCGCTGCTTTCCGGAATAGCCCGCTCGGTCACCGGATTCCAGGCCGACAACCTGGCCGAGTACCGCAGGCGCTACGCGGAGTACAAGACCGATCCGGACCTGCGACTGGCGCACCGGACGGCGCCGTGGGTGGTGGTCTGGGACGACCACGAACTGGACAACAACTGGGCGGGCGACGACCCGGAACTGCCCCAACCGGATTTCGAGCGACGTCGGGCCGAGTCCTTCCGGGCCTACTACGAGAACATGCCGCTGCGCGCGAGCAACCGCCCCCAGGGCACGGACATGCGACTCTACCGGCGCATCCGGTGGGGCGGCCTGGCCAACTTCCACATGCTCGACACCAGGCAGTACCGCGACGACCAGGCGTGCGGCGGACTGGTCGGACCCTGCGGCACCGAGTCCGACCCGGAACGCAGCATCACCGGTGAGCGGCAGGAGAGGTGGCTGCTCGACGGACTGCGCCACTCCCGAGCCAGGTGGGACCTGCTGGGACAGCAGGTGATGTTCGCCCACCACGACACGCTGGACGGCCCGCTGACCATGACCAACATGGACAGCTGGGACGGCTACACCGCCTCACGCCGCCGGATCACCGAGGGCTGGCTGGCGGCAGGCGTACGCAATCCGGTGGTGCTGACCGGCGACATCCACGAGCACTACGCGGCCGACCTGAAACGCGACTACTCGGATCCCGATTCGCCGGTGGTCGGTTCGGAACTGGTCACCACCTCGGTCGCCTCGGGCGGCGACGCCGAGGACGACGAGTTCACCGATGATCCGGACAACCCGCACATCCGGTTCCACAGCGGGATGCGCGGCTACCTGCGTACCAGGATCGACGCCGAACGGCTGCGGGCGGACTTCCGGGTGCTGCCCTACGTCTCGCGGCGCGGCGCCGATGCCTCGACCAAGGCGTCCTTCGAGATAACCGACGGTGTGGCAGGACCGCGCGAGATCACACCGAGTTGA
- a CDS encoding chaperonin GroES (product_source=KO:K04078; cath_funfam=2.30.33.40; cog=COG0234; ko=KO:K04078; pfam=PF00166; smart=SM00883; superfamily=50129): protein MASIKPLEDKLVVQASEAETTTASGIVIPDTAKEKPQEGKVLAVGPGRVDDKGNRIPLDVNEGDVVIYSKYGGTEVKYNGEEYLVLSARDVLAVVN, encoded by the coding sequence GTGGCGAGCATCAAGCCGCTTGAGGACAAGCTTGTTGTCCAGGCAAGTGAGGCCGAGACGACGACGGCGTCCGGCATCGTGATCCCGGACACGGCCAAGGAAAAGCCGCAGGAGGGCAAGGTCCTCGCTGTCGGTCCCGGTCGTGTGGACGACAAGGGCAACCGCATCCCGCTCGACGTCAACGAAGGCGACGTCGTCATCTACTCCAAGTACGGCGGAACCGAGGTCAAGTACAACGGCGAGGAGTACCTGGTGCTCTCCGCCCGCGACGTGCTGGCCGTCGTCAACTGA
- a CDS encoding tRNA threonylcarbamoyl adenosine modification protein YeaZ (product_source=TIGR03725; cath_funfam=3.30.420.40; cog=COG1214; pfam=PF00814; superfamily=53067; tigrfam=TIGR03725): MLVIALDTSTPAVTAGLVELADTRPHSLAERVTVNPRAHGELLTPQLLDVLAEGGHQLGEVDAIVVGAGPGPFTGLRVGMVTAAALGHASGTRVYPVSSLDAIAARTEGNSPLLVLTDARRSEVYWAAYGSRKPYGVRERLTEPAVDRPEELPARLEGLHVRAAAGESAALHAPDLGLEVVEPAYPSPEGIVAVAGAEVVAGADPRPLVPMYLRRPDAAAPGPPKSVTAERGRT; this comes from the coding sequence GTGCTCGTCATCGCGTTGGATACCTCGACTCCCGCGGTAACCGCGGGGCTGGTCGAGCTCGCGGACACTCGGCCGCACTCGCTGGCCGAGCGCGTAACGGTCAATCCTCGCGCCCACGGTGAACTACTCACGCCGCAGTTGCTCGATGTCCTCGCGGAAGGCGGTCATCAGCTGGGTGAGGTGGACGCGATCGTCGTCGGCGCCGGTCCGGGGCCGTTCACCGGACTGCGGGTCGGGATGGTCACGGCCGCGGCGCTCGGTCACGCCTCCGGGACCCGGGTGTATCCCGTAAGCAGTCTGGACGCCATAGCGGCGCGGACCGAGGGGAACTCGCCGTTGTTGGTGCTCACCGACGCCCGCCGCAGCGAAGTGTACTGGGCCGCCTACGGCTCCAGGAAACCGTACGGCGTGCGCGAGCGGCTGACCGAGCCCGCCGTGGACCGGCCCGAGGAACTTCCCGCGCGCCTGGAGGGGCTGCACGTCCGGGCCGCCGCGGGCGAGTCGGCCGCGCTGCACGCCCCCGACCTGGGGCTCGAGGTGGTCGAGCCCGCCTATCCGAGCCCCGAGGGCATCGTGGCGGTGGCCGGAGCGGAGGTGGTGGCCGGAGCGGACCCCCGGCCCCTGGTGCCGATGTACCTGCGCAGGCCGGACGCTGCCGCGCCGGGACCGCCGAAGTCCGTGACGGCCGAGCGGGGGAGGACGTGA
- a CDS encoding N6-L-threonylcarbamoyladenine synthase (product_source=KO:K01409; cath_funfam=3.30.420.40; cog=COG0533; ko=KO:K01409; pfam=PF00814; smart=SM00852; superfamily=53067; tigrfam=TIGR03723): protein MSTDGGPGRIVLGIETSCDETGVGLVRLEPDGSVRLLADAVASSVEQHARFGGVVPEIASRAHLEAMEPTARRALDEAGIKLSDVDAIAVTAGPGLAGALMVGVSAAKAYAAALGVPLYGVNHLLGHVAVDTLEHGPLPSRCLAMLVSGGHTQLLSVAGVADEVTEIGSTIDDAAGEAYDKVARILDLPYPGGPPIDRMAREGDPNAIAFPRGLTGPRDAKFDFSFSGLKTAVARWVEQAREAGKQLPIADIAASFQEAVADVLTEKAVRAAVELGLDTIVLSGGVAANSRLSGLARERCAEAGITLRVPRPRLCTDNGAMIAAVGAHVLANRVEPSPLGLSANPGMSVDTVVLR from the coding sequence ATGAGTACCGATGGTGGCCCCGGCCGGATCGTGCTCGGTATCGAGACCTCGTGTGACGAGACCGGTGTCGGGTTGGTCCGACTCGAACCGGACGGCTCGGTGCGATTGCTTGCCGACGCGGTGGCTTCCAGCGTGGAGCAGCACGCGCGGTTCGGCGGTGTGGTGCCCGAGATCGCGAGCAGGGCCCATCTGGAGGCGATGGAGCCCACGGCGCGGCGGGCGCTGGACGAAGCGGGTATCAAGTTGTCCGATGTGGACGCGATCGCGGTGACGGCGGGGCCGGGACTGGCCGGTGCGCTGATGGTCGGGGTGTCCGCGGCGAAGGCGTACGCGGCGGCGCTGGGGGTTCCGCTCTACGGCGTCAACCACCTGCTCGGCCACGTCGCGGTGGACACCCTGGAGCACGGGCCGCTGCCGTCCCGCTGCCTGGCCATGCTCGTCTCCGGCGGGCACACCCAGTTGTTGTCGGTGGCCGGGGTCGCCGACGAGGTGACCGAGATCGGCTCGACCATCGACGACGCTGCGGGAGAGGCGTACGACAAGGTGGCACGCATCCTGGACCTGCCGTATCCCGGCGGCCCGCCGATCGACCGGATGGCCCGGGAGGGCGACCCGAACGCGATCGCCTTCCCGCGCGGCCTGACCGGGCCGCGGGACGCGAAGTTCGACTTCTCGTTCTCCGGGCTGAAAACCGCTGTCGCGCGTTGGGTGGAGCAGGCGCGCGAAGCGGGCAAGCAGTTGCCGATCGCGGACATCGCCGCGTCGTTCCAGGAGGCGGTGGCCGACGTGCTCACCGAGAAAGCGGTGCGAGCCGCGGTGGAGCTGGGACTGGACACCATTGTGCTCTCCGGCGGGGTGGCGGCGAACTCACGACTCTCCGGGCTGGCACGGGAACGCTGCGCCGAGGCCGGGATCACGCTGCGGGTGCCGCGTCCCAGGTTGTGCACCGACAACGGCGCGATGATCGCCGCCGTGGGCGCGCACGTGCTGGCCAACCGCGTCGAACCCTCACCGCTGGGACTGTCGGCCAACCCCGGGATGTCGGTGGACACCGTGGTGCTGCGCTGA